A single window of Toxoplasma gondii ME49 chromosome Ib, whole genome shotgun sequence DNA harbors:
- a CDS encoding histone H2Bv (encoded by transcript TGME49_209910~Gene product name based on ToxoDB Community Expert Annotation.), whose product MSGKGPAQKSQAAKKTAGKSLGPRYRRRKRTESFALYIYKVLKQVHPETGVSKKSMSIMNSFINDIFDRLADEAVRLIRYNKKRTLSSREIQTAVRLLLPGELSKHAVSEGTKAVTKYTTSGA is encoded by the coding sequence ATGTCAGGGAAAGGTCCGGCACAGAAATCTcaggcggcgaagaagaccgcCGGGAAGTCTCTGGGACCCCGCTACCGTCGACGAAAGAGAACCGAGTCTTTTGCTCTGTACATTTACAAGGTCCTCAAGCAGGTGCACCCTGAGACTGGTgtgtcgaagaagagcatGAGTATCATGAACTCGTTCATCAATGACATCTTTGATCGCTTGGCTGATGAAGCAGTTCGTTTGATCCGTTACAATAAAAAGAGGACGTTGTCTTCTCGGGAAATTCAGACAGCTGTCCGTCTGCTGTTGCCCGGTGAACTCAGCAAGCACGCCGTCTCGGAAGGCACGAAGGCAGTGACCAAGTACACGACTTCTGGTGCATAG
- a CDS encoding PAN domain-containing protein (encoded by transcript TGME49_209920) produces the protein MWKYGFFLTVVTSVWATSEGPWGVAAIPTRGKPEYSQRHSFAQAELKCFHPINWKSIARTLKTESGVKDAAACQRLCAKEDQCTHFNYHTDSHSCELKIKNGSDVVEAANVITGPKTCSSSCFTLGVGHTAKEMARSEKKYSPFDCQSWCRDTNGCFYFTFNLDSSTCFLKGADAPGTEREYPGDMVGPKEFCSGGGEDVETEEESESGTGSDGAESGAGSEGEEELKCFHPINWKSIARTLKTESGVKDAAACQRLCAKEDQCTHFNYHTDSHSCELKIKNGSDVVEAANVITGPKTCSSSCFTLGVGHTANNMATPGKMYSPFDCQSWCRDTNGCFYFTFNRNSSTCFLKGADAPGTEREYPGDMVGPKEFCSGGGEDVETEEESESGTGSDGAESGAGSEGEEELKCFHPINWKSIARTLKTESGVKDAAACQRLCAKEDQCTHFNYHTDSHNCELKIKNGSDVVEAANVITGPKTCNSSCFTLGVGHTAKEMARSEKKYSPFDCQSWCRDTNGCFYFTFNRNASTCFLKGADAPGTEREYPGDMVGPKEFCSGGGEDAETEEESESGTGSDGAESGAGSEGEEELKCFHPINWKSIARTLKTESGVKDAAACQRLCAKEDQCTHFNYHTDSHSCELKIKNGSDVVEAANVITGPKTCSSSCFTLGVGHTANNMATPGKMYSPFDCQSWCRDTNGCFYFTFNRNSSTCFLKGADAPGTEREYPGDMVGPKEFCSGGGEDVETEEESESGTGSDGAGSGAGSEVESEPEAVPGGQERPEEQPPIPGPSPDGDNGKEELVPPVPELEEGSGTAGTEADTPGHILPSRYPAPIPDTGLSSNLVCIHPRHKTTTAEIHKSLPGLPTPEDCHLACWHEGECTHFTYNLTTGRCDLRTNDSSHVTEEVDHITGPKSCNSSCFTVGKGHSAHNVAPITDKYSAFDCQSWCRQNNNCMYFTYNTVTKKCYLKGSDAPNTLSPSPDDVVGPRDFCPS, from the coding sequence ATGTGGAAGTACGGATTTTTTCTGACAGTGGTTACCTCCGTATGGGCGACATCAGAGGGGCCTTGGGGGGTCGCTGCCATTCCTACAAGAGGAAAGCCTGAATACAGTCAACGACATTCATTCGCTCAAGCAGAGCTGAAATGTTTCCATCCAATCAACTGGAAATCGATCGCGCGGACACTGAAAACCGAATCAGGGGTCAAGGATGCAGCTGCGTGTCAGCGGCTCTGCGCGAAGGAGGATCAGTGCACCCACTTCAATTACCACACGGACTCCCACAGTTGTGAGCTCAAGATCAAGAACGGTTCAGACGTTGTCGAGGCAGCGAACGTTATTACGGGACCCAAAACATGCAGTTCAAGCTGTTTCACATTAGGCGTGGGCCACACCGCTAAGGAGATGGCCAGATCTGAAAAGAAGTACAGTCCCTTCGATTGCCAAAGCTGGTGCCGTGACACAAATGGCTGCTTCTATTTTACTTTCAACCTGGACTCCAGCACGTGCTTCCTGAAAGGTGCGGACGCTCCAGGTACAGAACGAGAGTATCCAGGTGATATGGTTGGGCCGAAAGAGTTCTGTAGCGGAGGTGGTGAGGACGTTGAGACTGAGGAGGAGTCCGAATCGGGAACAGGCAGTGACGGCGCGGAGAGTGGGGCAGGCTCTGAAGGTGAGGAAGAGCTGAAATGTTTCCATCCAATCAACTGGAAATCGATCGCGCGGACACTGAAAACCGAATCAGGGGTCAAGGATGCAGCTGCGTGTCAGCGGCTCTGCGCGAAGGAGGATCAGTGCACCCACTTCAATTACCACACGGACTCCCACAGTTGTGAGCTCAAGATCAAGAACGGTTCAGACGTTGTCGAGGCAGCGAACGTTATTACGGGACCCAAAACATGCAGTTCAAGCTGTTTCACATTAGGCGTGGGCCACACCGCTAACAATATGGCCACACCCGGAAAGATGTACAGTCCCTTCGATTGCCAAAGCTGGTGCCGTGACACAAATGGCTGCTTCTATTTTACTTTTAATCGGAACTCCAGCACGTGCTTCCTGAAAGGTGCGGACGCTCCAGGTACAGAACGAGAGTATCCAGGTGATATGGTTGGGCCGAAAGAGTTCTGTAGCGGAGGTGGTGAGGACGTTGAGACTGAGGAGGAGTCCGAATCGGGAACAGGCAGTGACGGCGCGGAGAGTGGGGCAGGCTCTGAAGGTGAGGAAGAGCTGAAATGTTTCCATCCAATCAACTGGAAATCGATCGCGCGGACACTGAAAACCGAATCAGGGGTCAAGGATGCAGCTGCGTGTCAGCGGCTCTGCGCGAAGGAGGATCAGTGCACCCACTTCAATTACCACACGGACTCCCACAATTGTGAGCTCAAGATCAAGAACGGTTCAGACGTTGTCGAGGCAGCGAACGTTATTACGGGACCCAAAACATGCAATTCAAGCTGTTTCACATTAGGCGTGGGCCACACCGCTAAGGAGATGGCCAGATCCGAAAAGAAGTACAGTCCCTTCGATTGCCAAAGCTGGTGCCGTGACACAAATGGCTGCTTCTATTTTACTTTTAATCGGAACGCCAGCACGTGCTTCCTGAAAGGTGCGGATGCTCCAGGTACAGAACGAGAGTATCCAGGTGATATGGTTGGGCCGAAAGAGTTCTGTAGCGGAGGTGGTGAGGACGCTGAGACTGAGGAGGAGTCCGAATCGGGAACAGGCAGTGACGGCGCGGAGAGTGGGGCAGGCTCTGAAGGTGAGGAAGAGCTGAAATGTTTCCATCCAATCAACTGGAAATCGATCGCGCGGACACTGAAAACCGAATCAGGGGTCAAGGATGCAGCTGCGTGTCAGCGGCTCTGCGCGAAGGAGGATCAGTGCACCCACTTCAATTACCACACGGACTCCCACAGTTGTGAGCTCAAGATCAAGAACGGTTCAGACGTTGTCGAGGCAGCGAACGTTATTACGGGACCCAAAACATGCAGTTCAAGCTGTTTCACATTAGGCGTGGGCCACACCGCTAACAATATGGCCACACCCGGAAAGATGTACAGTCCCTTCGATTGCCAAAGCTGGTGCCGTGACACAAATGGCTGCTTCTATTTTACTTTTAATCGGAACTCCAGCACGTGCTTCCTGAAAGGTGCGGATGCTCCAGGTACAGAACGAGAGTATCCAGGTGATATGGTTGGGCCGAAAGAGTTCTGTAGCGGAGGTGGTGAGGACGTTGAGACTGAGGAGGAGTCCGAATCGGGAACAGGCAGTGACGGCGCGGGGAGTGGGGCAGGCTCTGAAGTTGAATCAGAGCCTGAGGCTGTGCCGGGTGGGCAAGAGCGTCCAGAAGAACAGCCACCAATTCCTGGGCCATCGCCTGATGGTGATaatggaaaggaagagcTTGTGCCTCCAGTTCCTGAACTGGAAGAAGGTTCTGGTACTGCGGGAACCGAAGCTGATACGCCTGGCCACATTTTGCCGTCTCGATACCCAGCGCCCATTCCTGATACGGGCTTGTCTTCAAATCTCGTCTGCATCCATCCCCGCCACAAGACAACAACCGCTGAGATTCACAAATCACTCCCAGGCTTGCCGACACCGGAGGACTGTCACCTCGCCTGCTGGCATGAAGGCGAATGTACACACTTTACATACAACCTGACCACAGGAAGGTGCGACTTGAGAACTAATGACAGTTCTCATGTGACTGAGGAGGTCGACCATATCACCGGACCCAAGAGTTGCAACAGCAGTTGTTTCACCGTTGGAAAAGGTCACAGCGCGCATAACGTAGCTCCAATAACAGACAAATACAGTGCTTTCGACTGCCAGAGCTGGTgcagacaaaacaacaactGCATGTACTTCACCTACAACACAGTGACAAAAAAGTGTTATCTCAAAGGTAGTGACGCTCCCAACACGCTAAGTCCATCCCCCGACGACGTGGTCGGTCCCAGGGATTTCTGCCCTTCTTGA
- a CDS encoding hypothetical protein (encoded by transcript TGME49_209930) has translation MIASTAGATWSGDPPYRMFLCIPTCYFQRQERRDRDCLFGHSPLRAHTAMKVFNLTLALCLAALVSADGTPAASSDFALLLETGERRFAVIPSSTQPDSNGKRESITDNLYNNASRLLAFFESLVSPAVEHDEDNRTATGFLQLVADDRATGMDDEAVLDHLMQKIDDVLLEETDTEESTGDNEVDLLKKVLVKNGKKTLLFRALDTFWMFVRTYKVAPGLTTTTTRRTPYSTTRRRTTRRSTTSTTRATTAQTTTRRTATSTIRVTTTQTTTTQTTTSGPTTTATTTSARTVTSTRTATSTSTTSMSITTVSTMRSSSTAAAIPGGTAEVAVFLDVAARSLLNDVCRSQQPQCIKDMEYSFHQAILEETQDRTFSREQVIVGLLTPRRRGVVVLVYILEDDDLRFSSVLQKVLEDVPRCRTADPPMAICRTSIGMKFSQRRITPTVTSIRMIP, from the exons ATGATCGCATCAACGGCTGGTGCAACGTGGTCAGGGGATCCCCCTTACCGAATGTTCCTATGCATCCCCACTTGCTATTTTcaaagacaagagaggcgTGACCGCGATTGTTTATTTGGCCACAGTCCACTTCGTGCACACACTGCCATGAAGGTATTCAACCTCACCCTGGCGCTTTGTCTCG CAGCCTTGGTATCCGCCGACGGAACACCCGCCGCGTCGAGCGACTTCGCTTTGTTATTGGAGACTGGCGAGCGGAGGTTTGCGGTGATTCCCTCGTCGACTCAGCCTGATAGTAACGGGAAACGGGAGTCAATTACAGATAACTTGTACAACAATGCTTCCAGGTTGCTCGCGTTCTTTGAATCACTCGTGTCGCCCGCAGTCGAGCACGACGAAGATAACCGAACCGCGACCGGCTTTCTACAACTTGTTGCAGACGACAGAGCAACAGGGATGGATGACGAAGCCGTTCTGGATCACCTCATGCAGAAGATTGATGACGTGCTGcttgaagaaacagacactgaGGAAAGCACAGGTGACAACGAAGTAGATCTTTTGAAGAAAGTGCTTGTCAAAAATGGGAAGAAAACACTGTTGTTTCGCGCTTTAGACACTTTCTGGATGTTCGTGAGAACATATAAGGTCGCACCTGGACTAACAACAACTACGACCAGAAGAACTCCCTACAGTACCACCCGGAGGCGAACCACACGACGGTCAACAACATCGACAACACGAGCAACCACCGCGCAAACAACAACTAGAAGAACAGCAACATCAACGATACGAGTCACCACAACGCAAACTACAACAACTCAGACTACCACAAGTGGACCCACAACGACCGCGACGACAACGAGTGCACGTACAGTTACAAGCACTCGCACAGCCACATCGACATCCACAACTTCCATGAGTATCACCACCGTTTCTACCATGCGTTCTTCATCCACTGCGGCCGCGATACCGGGTGGAACAGCTGAAGTAGCTGTGTTCCTTGATGTTGCTGCGAGGTCGCTGCTGAATGACGTTTGCCGGAGTCAGCAGCCTCAGTGCATCAAGGATATGGAATACTCTTTCCACCAGGCTATACTAGAGGAGACCCAGGACAGAACGTTTTCGAGAGAACAGGTGATCGTTGGCCTCTTGACAcccagaaggcgaggagttGTTGTACTCGTGTATATACTTGAAGACGACGACCTGCGCTTCTCAAGTGTTCTGCAAAAAGTTTTGGAAGATGTTCCGAGGTGTCGCACAGCTGACCCGCCCATGGCCATCTGCCGCACGTCAATAGGCATGAAGTTCTCACAGAGAAGGATAACTCCCACTGTGACTAGCATCAGGATGATCCCATGA
- a CDS encoding transporter/permease protein (encoded by transcript TGME49_209940~Predicted trans-membrane domain (TMHMM2.0):92-115:124-147:197-220:234-257:261-282:296-319:339-362:402-420), whose product MPKDRTRRVLHTTAHQRLSFCDASGTTRRDESGTKACGDGYSRQADRSGTPHSSFRESSVSGFEDKHDASSICLGDSAEFQDLLCSDDGRKTVNLKLAGCVALFLVAYCIQPLLVDALKFEGAAATSTCIYLIPHFLGMLSVVFTVNDSSTQRPTHRSEKPCRMPLLRMRELHLNRRTWRKAFFVAGIDLLHQVAEKAGLVLCGSGAYVLVSSSSIVWTAVISACVLRRKFSSLQWMSLMLICGGISMKAADLTFAWQNEEFLGVTITFLSAILQGLTFVVNEKYMTSSRDPVSGPALVFMMGVICSSLMLVWSCIWTLPNFQNLVVHRVRERGGSPLRIAAILFGLFCSGAIHSSTLWYIVKHLGAVTSGVLKGVKTASVFLLGHVFFCHLQESQCLNPVKTVSATVCVGGVVLYYVATSQARQLPAKNSGCTKSSL is encoded by the exons ATGCCGAAGGATCGCACCCGCCGTGTCCTACACACCACAGCGCACCAacgtctgtctttctgcgaCGCCAGTGGAACGACGCGGCGCGATGAGAGCGGGACGAAGGCCTGCGGCGACGGGTATTCGAGGCAGGCGGACCGTAGCGGAACACCGCATTCGTCGTTCAGAGAGTCAAGCGTTAGTGGCTTCGAGGACAAGCACGATGCGTCTTCGATATGTCTGGGGGACAGCGCCGAATTCCAGGATCTGCTGTGCTCGGACGATGGAAGAAAGACTGTGAATCTCAAACTCGCGGGATGCGTcgcgctcttcctcgttgcCTACTGCATCCAGCCTCTATTG GTCGACGCTCTGAAGTTCGAAGGCGCTGCCGCG ACCAGCACGTGCATATACCTGATTCCCCATTTTCTCGGCATGCTCTCCGTAGTCTTCACTGTGAACGACTCAAGTACTCAGAGGCCGACGCATCGGAGCGAGAAACCTTGCAGAATGCCTCTTCTGCGGATGCGAGAACTTCACCTCAA TCGTCGAACGTGGCGAAAAGCTTTCTTTGTTGCTGGCATTGACCTTCTTCATCAAGTGGCAGAAAAAG cggGCCTAGTCCTGTGCGGCTCCGGAGCCTACGTCCTCGTCAGCAGTTCCTCGATTGTCTGGACAGCTGTCATTTCGGCTTGTGTCCTTCGCCG CaagttttcttcgcttcagTGGATGAGTCTTATGCTCATTTGTGGCGGCATCAGCATGAAG GCTGCAGATCTCACCTTCGCGTGGCAAAATGAAGAGTTTCTGGGGGTTACCATCACGTTCCTTTCTGCAATTCTG CAAGGTCTGACGTTCGTCGTAAACGAGAAGTACATGACGAGCTCCAGAGATCCTGTCAGCGGTCCTGCCCTAGTGTTCATGATGGG AGTTATTTGCTCGTCTTTGATGCTCGTCTGGTCTTGCATCTGGACACTTCCGAATTTCCAAAATCTTGTTGTCCACCGTGtgcgagagcgaggaggcagTCCACTCCGCATCGCTGCGATTCTCTTCGGCCTGTTTTGCAGTGGCGCGATTCACTCGTCCACTCTATGGTACATCGTCAAGCATCTCG GCGCGGTGACATCGGGGGTGCTGAAAGGTGTGAAGACAGCGTCCGTGTTTTTGCTGGGtcacgttttcttctgtcacCTCCAG GAATCACAGTGTTTGAACCCGGTAAAAACGGTTTCAGCCACTGTCTGCGTGGGCGGCGTCGTCCTTTACTACGTCGCCACGTCACAAGCACGACAATTGCCAGCGAAAAACTCTGGCTGTACCAAGTCTTCTCTATAA
- a CDS encoding hypothetical protein (encoded by transcript TGME49_209945~Predicted trans-membrane domain (TMHMM2.0):14-37) translates to MEDPASVFDCFGMIFTVLKLALALSPIIVLASLFVFNTDTEEVCQTKRKPDFSLEPLE, encoded by the coding sequence ATGGAGGACCCTGCGAGCGTGTTCGACTGCTTTGGCATGATCTTTACCGTCTTAAAGCTCGCTCTGGCTCTCTCGCCAATTAtcgttctcgcttctctcttcgtcttcaatACTGACACAGAGGAAGTCTGCCAAACGAAACGGAAGCCGGATTTCTCTTTGGAGCCGCTGGAGTAG